Genomic segment of Nocardiopsis mwathae:
CCCGCCTGTCCGGTGACCGGTCCGGCCGACGGCCCCGCCACCGGTGTCGGCCGGACGAGCTCTCCCCGTACACGTGTCTAGGAGGACCCGTGCCAGAATCCGCGCCCCGTCGCCCGCTGCTGCCGCTCATCGGCCAGGTCGGCGGCGGGAGATCCCGGGCGACCTGTCGATTCCGCTGTGGGGACGCGTGCTTCCACGACGCCCCCAACACCAGTGGCAACGCGTACTTCGGCGACATCTTCACCGCGGTCCTCTCCCGCCGGAACGCGCTGCGGGCGGGCGCGGTCGGCGCCGGAGCCTCGGCACTGGGACTGGGGAGCCTCGGCCCCGCGCTCGCCGAGCCGGAGAACGGCGGCCGCAACCCCCGGCTGCGCTTCAAGAGCGTGGCCCCCAACAGCGAGGACAAGGTCACCGTTCCCGAGGGCTACGACCACAACGTGGTCGTGCGGTGGGGCGATGCGGTGCTTCCCGACGCCCCGGAGTTCGACTTCGAGGACCAGACCGCGGCGGCCCAGGAGAAGCAGTTCGGGTACAACTGCGACTACGTCGACTTCATCCAGCTCGACGACGACCGCGGGCTGCTGTGGGTGAACCATGAGTACACCAACGAGAAGCTGATGTTCGCCGGCTACACCGACGGCACCGACGTCGAGGTCGAGCAGATCCTCGTCTCCATGGCCGCCCACGGCGGGTCGGTCGTCGAGATCGAGCGGATCGGCGGCACCGGCGGCTGGCGGCTCGCAACCGGCGAGCGGCGCTTCAACCGCCGTATCACCGCCACCACCCGGATGGAGCTCACCGGACCGGCCGCCGGACACGAGCTGCTGCGCACCGGCCAGGACCCCACCGGCACCGAGGTCTTCGGCATGCTCAACAACTGCGCGGGCGGCAAGACCCCGTGGGGCACCATCCTCACCTGCGAGGAGAACTTCAACCAGTACTTCGTCGGCGGCGAGGGCGTCGCCGAGGAGGACAAGCCGGCGCTCAAGCGCTACGGCATCAAGGTCGAGGGCGACACCCGCAAGGGCAACCGCCGCTTCGACCGTGCCGAGGAGCGCTTCGACCTGTCCAAGCACCCGCACGAGGCCAACCGGTTCGGCTACGTCGTGGAGGTCGACCCGACCGACCCCGGCTCCACACCGCGCAAGCGCACCATGCTCGGCCGTATCAAGCACGAGGGCGCCACCACCCGCGTCACGAGCGACGGCAGGGTCGCGGTGTACATGGGCGACGACGAGCGCTTCGACTACATGTACAAGTTCGTCACCGCCGGCAAGTACCGGAAGGGATCCCGGCGGCACAACATGACGCTGCTGGACTCCGGCACGCTGTACGTCGCCAGGCTCACCGGCAACAGCCCGCCCGAGGAGATCGACGGCTCCGGGAGGCTCCCCTCCGACGGCGAGTTCGACGGGACCGGCGAGTGGATCCCGCTGTGCAGCGCCACCGAGAGCTTCGTCGACGGGTTCACCGTCGCCGAAGTGCTCATCCACACCCGGCTGGCGGCCGACGCCGCCGGAGCGACCAAGATGGACCGGCCCGAGGACATCGAGCCGAGCCCGGTCACCGGCAAGGTGTACGCGGCGCTGACCAACAACTCCGCCCGCGAACCCGGCCAGGCCGACGAACCCAACCCCCGCGGCCCCAACAAGTTCGGGCACATCCTGGAAATCGTCGAAGACCGCAACGACGCGGGCGCCGAGACGTTCACCTGGAACGTGCCGATCGTCTGCGGCGACCCGGAGGACGAGAGCACCTATTTCGCCGGGTTCGACAAGTCCAAGGTCGCGCACATCTCGGCGCCGGACAACGTCACCTTCGACGACCGCGGCAACCTGTGGATCGCCACCGACGGCCAGCCCGGCTCGCTGGGCACCAACGACCAGCTGTGCGCCGTACCGGTGGAGGGGCGCTTCCGGGGCGAACTCAGGACGTTCGCCACCGTCCCCGTCGGCGCGGAGACCTGCGGGCCGTTCATCACCGAGGACAACCTGACGGTCTTCATGGCGCCGCAGCACCCGGGTGAGGACGGCACCGTGGAGAACCCGCAGAGCACCTGGCCCGACCACCGGGGCTACCCGCGCCCGTCGGTCGTGTCGATCTGGCACACCCGCGGCAAGAAGGTCGGCCGCTAGAACCCGCGGCACCCGCCCCTCCTCCGTCGGTCTCGGCGACGTGCACCGGATTCCGGCGATCTTTCGGTGCACGTCGCCGAGACCGACGGGGGCCGGGGTGGGGTGGGGCGCAGGAGGCCCTGGTGGGAGGATGGGGGCCATGGTGCGAGAAGCAGATGTTCCCCGTTTGGACGTGCCGAGCGCGGGCGTCCACCGGGCCGACCCCGAGCGCTACGACGGCCGGATGCCCTACCGCCGCAGCGGACGCAGCGGGCTGGACCTGCCCGCGATCTCGCTGGGGCTGTGGCAGAACTTCGGCGACAACAAGCCGCTGTCCACGCAGCGCGCCATCCTGCGGCGCGCGTTCGACCTCGGCGTCACCCACTTCGACCTGGCCAACAACTACGGCCCGCCGCCCGGCTCGGCTGAGCTCAACTTCGGCCGGATCCTGCGCGAGGACTTCCGGGCCTACCGCGACGAACTGGTCATCTCCACCAAGGCCGGGTACCAGATGTGGCCCGGCCCGTACGGCAGCGGCGGCGGGTCGCGCAAGTACCTGCTCGCCAGCCTCGACCAGTCGCTGGCCCGCATGGGGCTGGACCACGTCGACATCTTCTACAGCCACTGCGCCGACCCCACCACCCCGCTCGAAGAGACCATGTCGGCCCTGGACGCCGCGGTGAAGTCGGGCAAGGCCCTCCACGTCGGCATCTCCTCCTACTCGGCGGAGCGCACCGCGCGGGCCGCCGCGATCCTGCGCGAGATGGGCACCCCGCTGCTGATCCACCAGCCGTCCTACTCGATGGTCAACCGGTGGATCGAGGAGCAGAACCTGCTCGACGTCCTCGACCACGAGGGCGTCGGCTGCATCGTCTTCTCCCCACTGGCCCAGGGCCTGCTCACCGGCCGCTACCTCGACGGCGTCCCCGAGGACTCCCGCCTGCGCACGGGCAAGGCCTTCCAGCCCGACTGGCTGAACGAGGACACCCTCCGGCGGATCCGCGCCCTGAACGACATCGCGCGCCGCCGCGGCCAGACCCTCGCCCAACTCGCCCTCACCTGGGCCCTGCGCGACGACCGCATCACCTCGGCCCTCATCGGCGCCAGCAGCGTCGAACAGCTGGAGGACAGCCTCACCGCCCTCCGCGGCCCCGCGCTCACCGACGACGAACAGACCGAAATCGACAAGCACGCCGTCGACCTGGGCATCAACATCTGGCAGCGGTCGAGCGAGAGCTGAGAGTCTGAACTAGCGTGGCGTTACGCCGTTGGCGAGGGACTTTTCGTAAACTCCTTCGAAACGCCCCCTCCCCCCTCTAGCATCATCCTTCGTCAGGAGGGAATGCCCATGCTTGTGGAACTGCAAGAGAAGCCGGACACCGACGAATACACCATGCGTGAGGTGGCGGAGCGGCTCGATGTTCCCGAGGGCTTCCGAGTGGAGATCCTCGGAGGAAGCATCATCGTGTCGCCGCCGCCGGTGCCCAAGCACTACGTGATCGCAAACGAGATCTACGATCAGCTGCGACCTGCTCTCACCAGAGACCGTCGTCCGTCGACCAACGGACCGGGGGTCGCCCCCGACGTCGATCAGGGCGACTACGCAATTCCCGACCTCGTCGTGGTCCCCACCGCTCGGTTCTACGAAGATGAGGGGCTCGTGCCCGCAGCCGACGTCGACTTCGTCATGGAGGTCGTGTCTACGGGGAATCCTCGCAAGGACATCCTGCTCCTTCCAGAGATTTACGCGGAGTGGGGCATCCCGGTCTACCTTCTCGTCGATCCGCGGACAGGCCACATCACCCTGTTCACTGAGCCCGAGGAGGGGGTCTACCTGCGGCGGAAGAACTTCCGGTTCGGTGATGAGGTGCGACTGCCGAAGTCGCTCGACTCGATTCTCCTCAGTACGGAGGAGTTCCCCCAGTACAGCAGGCGCTGAGGTTTCCAGAGCGCTGTCCCCGCCGCCGTGCCGCTCGCAGCGAGTGCGGCGGCGGGTTTCTTGTGTGTGCGGCTCCCGAGGTGAGGCGACCGCGGCCGTCCACATCCGCGTCTCGGAGTGTTGACACCCCTGGAGGACGGTGGTGCACTGAGGGCCTGCCTGCTGGGTCGGTCATGTGTCGGGCGCGAAGCCGATCATCTCGTCCTTTCGCATGGAAAGGTGCTCCGCAGGATGATGAAGACGCGAGCCGCCGCCCTTCTGCAGCAGCCGGGACACTGGCAGGTCATCGACGTGGACCTTGCGCCGCCCCAGGTCGGCGAGGTCCTCGTCCGGTTCAAGGTCGCCGGGCTGTGCCACTCCGACGAACATGCCGCCACCGGCGACCTACCCGTCGGCCGGACCCCCTTCATCGGGGGGCACGAGGGCTCCGGGGTCATCGAGGCGGTGGGGCCGGGTGTCACCAGGTTCGAGGTCGGGGACCGCGTGGCCACCAAGTTCGTGCCGAGCTGCGGGTTCTGCGCCTCCTGCTACGCCGGTCGGATGACCATGTGCGACCTGGGCATGTTCGCGCTGGCCGGGTGTATGCCCGACGGCTCCTACCGGGCCTCCTACATGGGCGAGGACGTCGCCCAGATGACCATGATCGGCACGTTCGCCCAGCACGCCGTCGCCTCGGAGTACTCCCTGGTCAAGATCCCCGAGGGGGTCTCCTACGAGGCCGCCGCCATGGTGAGCTGCGGGGTGGCCAGCGGGTGGGGGTCGGTGGAGAACGGAGCCGGGGTCGCCCTCGGCGACACCGTCATCGTCATGGGCGTGGGCGGTGTCGGCATCAACGCGGTGCAGGCCGCGGCGGTGCGCGGCGCGGCCCATGTGATCGCGGTCGACCCCGTGGAGTTCAAGCGGGAGCAGGCGCTGCTGTTCGGCGCGACGCACACCTTCGCCGAGATGGGCGAGGCGGCCGACTTCGCGCGCCTGGTCACCGACGGGCGGGGCGCCGACGCAGCGATCGTGTGCGTGGGGGTCACCACCGGGGAGCACGTCGCGCAGGCCTTCTCCGCGATCGGCGCGCGGTCCACGGTCGTGGTCACCGGCATCGGCGACTCCGGTGCCGTGGGGCTGCCGGTGAACCTCTGGGAGTTGGCGATGACGGAGAAGCGGATCCAGGGCGTCCTGTTCGGTATGGGCAACCCCGGAGCCGATGTGCCGCGGTTGCTGGACATGTACAGGTCAGGGCGGTTGAAGCTGGATGAACTGATCACCCGCCGCTACACGCTCGACGAGATCGACGCCGGATATCGGGACATGCACGACGGAAAGAACATTCGCGGAGTCATCGTGCATGAGGAATAAACGCGATATTTTCCGAAGGCCGTGAGTTTGCCGGAAAGGAGGGTGCGGGCGGCGTCCGTCCGGAGTGGAAAGCGCGGTCGGGTGCGGCGCCGAGGAACGGGTGGGTAAACTCTCGGCGATGGGCGACCTACTCGTTGTTAATTTCCCTTGTGGGGCCGCGTGTGACGTGGTGGAACACGGTTCTCGTTGCGCTTTCTTGATGTCGCGGTGACCGATTGGTGTCTAGAAGTGCCCCAAACTCGGGGGAATTCGGATCACAGACCGTGAGTCCGTTTTGTGCACGTTTCGGTTGCCGTCGGGAGCCTGATCCTTGCCGGTGGCGCGGGACGCAGACCTCGTGCGCGCATGAGGGTGCCGTGCCCAGGGTCGCCGGGGGTCGCCGGTCGGCAATCGAACGCGCTCGACAGGCGAACCGCTCAGGGCGAAACGTGGGGGAGGCCCTAATTGGGGATGTTCCTGGTCAGGCGATTGATCAACTATGTGGTGTTGATCTTTCTCGCATCCTCCTTCGCCTACCTCCTCGCCGCCACCACGCTCGACCCCCGCAGCAACTTCGAGCAGCTGCAGCCCAAGCCGAGCCAGGAGGCCATCGAGCGCGAGCTCGACAAGCTGAACCTGAACGACAACACCCCCCTCGCGCAGCGCTACGCCACCTGGGTCTCCGGTGTGGCCAGGGGCGACTTCGGGCAGACCGTCCAGGGCGGGAGCGTCAACGAGAACGTGGCCCGCAAGGCCGGTGTCACGCTCCGCCTGATCGTGGCCGGAACCATCATCGGCTGCACGGTCGGCGTGGCGATGGGTGCCTACGCGGCGGTGCGGCAGTACCGCGGCTTCGACCGGGTCTCCACCTTTCTCGCCTTCTTCGTGCTGGCGATTCCCACCGTGGTCATCGCGGTCATCCTGCAGGTCCTCGCTGTGCAGGTCAACGAGTGGGTCGGATTCACGTTATTCCAGTACGGCGGCGAATACACGGCCGGTTTCGAGGGCGGATTCTGGGCCACGTTCGGCAACCGCGTGCAGCACGCCATTCTGCCCACCGCGACCCTCGCGCTGTCCCTGTTCGCCGCGTTCAGCCGCTACCAGCGCAATATGATGCTCGACGTGCTCGGTGCCGACTTCGTGCGTACCGCCATGGCCAAGGGGCTCACCCGCCGGGCCGCGCTGTTCAAGCACGCGCTGCGCACCGCGATGATCCCGACGATCACGTATTTCACCTTCACGTTCGGGATTCTCCTGGCCGGCGCGACGTTCACCGAGAAGATCTACGGCTGGCACGGAATGGGCGCCTGGGTGGTCGACTCCATCGTCACCAACGACGTGAACGCCGTCGCCGCGGTCACCTGCTTCATGGCGTTCTGCGTCATGGCGGCCTCCTTCTTCTCCGACATCCTGTACGCGTGGCTGGACCCGCGCGTCCGGGTGAGCTGAGCATGGCCGCCGCCCAGGCCCCCGAACCGCGTGTCCCGGGCACCCCGCGGGGCCCGGACCCGCATCCTCGTTCCCGCCCCCACCGGAAAGCGTTGGAGAAGACCTCATGAGCATGTCCGCCGAGCGCGTCGCCGACCCCTCCGGAGGCGAGGACAAGCCGACGAGGGTCTCCGGCCGCTGGTCGTCGGTGCTCCACGAGGTGCTGCGGACCCGCCGCGTGGTGATCGGCCTCGTGATCCTCCTGGGCCTGGTCGCCCTGGCCTGGCTGGGCCCCCTGATCAGCCCGTGGGAGTTCACCGAGCGCGACTTCGGGGCGTTCCGCAGCCCGCCGTCGCCCGAGCACTGGTTCGGCACCGACAACACGGGCCGCGACGTCTTCACCATCACCATGGTGGGCCTGCAGAAGTCCATCATCATCGGCCTGCTCGCGGCGGTCGTCACCACCGTGGTCGCCGCCGTCGTCGGCGCGTTCGCCGGCTACTTCCTCGGCCTCACCGACAAGGTCCTGATGTGGGTCACCGACCTGTTCCTGGTGCTGCCCAACTTCCTGATCCTGGCGATCCTCTACCCGGCGCTGCGCGGCACCGGCTGGCTGGTCTTCGTCATCCTGCTGGCCGGGCTGATGTGGATGGTCACCGCCAAGATGGTGCGCGGCATGACGATCTCGCTGAAGGAACGCGAGTACGTGCTGGCCGCCCGCTACATGGGCGTGCCGCACTACAAGATCATCTTCCGGCACATCCTCCCCAACATGTCGTCGCTGCTGATCGTCGACGCCACCATCAACGTCAGCGCGGCGATCATCGCCGAGACCGCACTCTCCTACTTCGGCTTCGGCGTGCAGCCGCCGGACGTGTCCCTGGGCTCCCTCATCGCCCTCGGGTCCAAGCAGGCGATCACCTTCCCCTGGACCTTCTGGTTCTGCACCGGCTTCCTCGTCCTCCTCGTGCTGGCGGTCAACCTCATCGGCGACGGCCTGCGCGACGCCCTGGACCCGCAGACCAAGCGCCGGTCATGACCGGCCCGACCAGCCACAGCTACAGCGGGAGTCAGCGGAGATGACCGGAACGACGATCGAGACCGAGACGGACGGCAGCGTGACCAAGCGGCGCGACGACCAGACCCCTGTCCTTGAGGTCGCCGACCTCAAGGTGACCTTCCCCGGCAGCGGGAAGAACCCCGACGTCACGGCGGTGCGCGGAGTGAGCTACCGGGTGCACCGGGGCGAGATCCTCGGCATCGTCGGCGAGTCCGGGTCCGGCAAGTCGGTCTCCTCCATGGCGGCCATGGGCCTGCTGCCCGAGTACGCCCGCGTCAGCGGGTCCATCCGGCTGCACGGCGAGGAACTGCTCGGCCTGGACGACCGCGCCATGTCGACCAAGCGCGGCAAGAGCATCGCCATGGTCTTCCAGGACCCGCTGTCCGGGCTGACCCCCGTCTACACCGTCGGCGACCAGGTGGCCGAGGCGGTGCGCGTGCACAACCCCGGCCTGTCCAAGGCCGCGGCCGCCGCCCGCGCGGTCGACCTGCTCGAACTCGTCGGCATCCCCGAAGCCGAGACCCGCTACCGCGCGTTCCCGCACGAGTTCTCCGGCGGTATGCGCCAGCGCGTCATGATCGCCATCGCCATCGCCAACGACCCCGACGTCATCATCTGCGACGAGCCCACCACGGCCCTCGACGTCACCATCCAGGCGCAGATCCTGGAGGTCCTCAAGACCGCGCAGCGCGAGACCGGCGCCGCCATCGTGATGATCACCCACGACCTGGGTGTCGTCGCCGGGTTCGTCGACCGGGTGCAGGTCATGTACGCGGGGCGGCTGGTGGAGACCGGCGATGTCGACGACGTCTACTACCGCACCCGCATGCCCTACACCATGGGCCTGCTCGGCTCGGTGCCGCGGCTCGACGCCGCGGAGAAGACCCCGCTGATCCCGATCAAGGGCAACCCGCCGTCGCTGTCCGACATGCCGCCGGGCTGCCCGTTCGCGCCGCGCTGCCCGATCGCCGTGGCCGCCTGCCACCAGGAGGAGCCGCCCCTGGTCGCCGTGGGTGGCGAGGGGCACGCCGCGGCGTGCATCAGGGCCGCGGAGATCGAGGACAACGGGTGGGAGGCGCACGACGTCTACCCCGTGCCCGACATCCCGCCGAGCCCGCAGTCGTCGATCCGCCGCGAGGACCGCGAGGCCGTGCTGGAGGTCGACGACCTCATCAAGCACCACCCGCTGATGAAGGGCGCGGTGTTCAAGCGCCGCGTCGGCACCGTGTACGCGGTCGACGGGCTCACCTTCGACATCCGCGAGGGCGAGACGCTGGGCCTGGTCGGCGAGTCCGGCTGCGGCAAGTCGAGCACGCTGATGGAGATCCTCAGCCTGGACAAGCCGCAGCGCGGCCGGGTCGTCGTGCTGGGCAAGGAGTCGGGCCGCCTCGGCGCCAAGGAACGCTTCGCGATCCGCCGCGACATGCAGGTGGTGTTCCAGGACCCGATGAGCTCGCTCGACCCGCGCATGCAGGTCTTCGAGATCATCGCCGAGCCGCTGCGCACCCACGGCCACCCCAAGAACCGGCTGGCCGCGCGCGTGCACGAGCTGCTCGACCTCGTCGGCCTGGACCCGGCGCACGCCGCCCGCTACCCCCAGGAGTTCTCCGGCGGGCAGCGCCAGCGCATCGGCATCGCCCGCGCCCTGGCCCTGGAACCGCGGCTGCTGGTGCTGGACGAGCCGGTGTCCGCGCTGGACGTGTCCATCCAGGCCGGCGTGATCAACCTGCTCGACGAGCTCAAGGCCCGCCTCGGCCTGGCCTACCTGTTCGTCGCGCACGACCTGTCGGTGGTCCGGCACATCGCCGACCGGGTGGCGGTGATGTACCTCGGCAAGATCGTCGAGATCGGCGACGTCGACTCCATCTACGGCGCTCCCACCCACCCCTACACCCAGGCGCTGTTGTCGGCGATCCCGGTGCCCAACCCGGAGAAGGAGCGTGCCCGGACCCACATCGTCCTCAAGGGAGACCTGCCCAACCCCGCCGCCCCGCCGTCGGGATGCAGTTTCCGCACCCGCTGCCAGAAGTTCGCCGTCCTCGGCGAGAGCGAGCGCGAACGCTGCGTGAATCAGGAACCGGCACTCACACCCCAGGGTGGCGACTCCGCCGACCAGGCGTCGGCCTGCCACTACGCGGAGGAGCGCGAGCTGCTGTGACCGCATTCGGGAACGGCGCCCCGCGCCGGCCCGGCTACCCCCACAAAGAATCCAGTAGGGAGTTGTCCCATGACCATCAGACGAGCGGCCTACATGGCCGCACCCGTCATGGCCCTGGCCCTCATGGCAGGAGCGTGCAGCGGCGGAGGCGGCGGTGACGAAGCCGGTGGGAACGAGGAGAAGCTCACCGACATCCCCGCCTCCGACATGAACGCGACCGATCGCGACGACCTGGAGGACGGCGGCACGTTCCACTGGGGGATCAACGAGTTCCCCACGCAGTACCAGCGCTTCCACACCCAGGGCAACCTGGCCAACGCCGAGCGGATCGCGGCGGCCGTCCTGCCCCGCGCCCACTACTACGACGACTCCGGCGACCCGCACCCCGACCAGGACTTCGTCCTGAGCAGCGAGATCAGCGACGACGGCACGACGCTGACCTTCGAGCTCAACCCCGACGCCACGTGGTCCAACGGCGACCCGATCACCTGGGAGGACTACGCCGCGCAGGCCGAGACCGTGGGCGGCCACCGCGACGACGACGCCAAGTTCGAGATCGGCGACAAGACCGGCTACGAGCGCATCGAGAAGACCGAGGAGGGTGAGAACGAGTTCGAGGCCGTCTTCACCTTCAGTACACCCTTCGGCGAGTGGCCCCGACTCTTCGCCCACCTGTACCCCAAGGAGTACATGGAGGACCCGGAGAAGTTCAACAAGGACTACGAGCACGACTTCCCGGTCACCGCGGGTCCCTTCGGCGACGTCGAGTTCGACAAGACCAAGGAGACCGTCACCGTCAACAAGAGCGAGGACTGGTGGGGTGAGCCGGCGAAGCTGGACCGGATCATCTACCACCACTACGGCAACGACGCCCTGCCGAACGTGATGAACAACGGTGAGATCGACGGCTTCTACCTCGGCTACGACGCCAACGCCTACGACACCCTGAAGGACAGGGACGGGGTCCGCCTCACCAAGGCGGTCGACAATGGCTACCGCCACCTCACCATGAACGGCGGCGAGGGCCGGATCCTGGAGGACACCAAGGTCCGCAACGCCATCGTGCACGGCATCGACCGCGCCCAGATCGCCTCGGCGACCCTGGATGGGGTCGAGTGGACCACCGACCCGACGGTGAACCGGCTGATCAAGTCCTCGCAGACCGGTTTCCAGGACAACAGCGAGGGCTACGGCGAGTACGATCCCGAGCTGGCGGGCCAGATGCTCGACGAGGCCGGGTGGACCCAGGAGTCCGAGGGGGCGACCCGCACGAAGGACGGCGAGGAGCTCGAACTCCACTGGGTGATCCCCTCGGACATCCGGAACACCGCTGACGAGGCCGAGATCGCCCAGGCGCAGCTGGAGGAGATCGGCGTCAAGGTCGACGTGGACACCGTCCCGAACAACAAGTTCTTCGAGGAGTACATCGTCCCCGGCAACTACGACGCCACCACCTTCGTCTACACCAGCACCAACCCGTACGCCGGCTACTCCCAGGAGAACTTCGCCGGACCGGTGGGCGAGGACGAGGACGGCAACGTCAACTGGGGCAACAACCTGCACTTCTTCACCACCGACGAGATCCGCGACGGCTTCGACGCGCTGACCGAGGAGACCGACCCGGAGAAGTACACCG
This window contains:
- a CDS encoding alkaline phosphatase PhoX, coding for MPESAPRRPLLPLIGQVGGGRSRATCRFRCGDACFHDAPNTSGNAYFGDIFTAVLSRRNALRAGAVGAGASALGLGSLGPALAEPENGGRNPRLRFKSVAPNSEDKVTVPEGYDHNVVVRWGDAVLPDAPEFDFEDQTAAAQEKQFGYNCDYVDFIQLDDDRGLLWVNHEYTNEKLMFAGYTDGTDVEVEQILVSMAAHGGSVVEIERIGGTGGWRLATGERRFNRRITATTRMELTGPAAGHELLRTGQDPTGTEVFGMLNNCAGGKTPWGTILTCEENFNQYFVGGEGVAEEDKPALKRYGIKVEGDTRKGNRRFDRAEERFDLSKHPHEANRFGYVVEVDPTDPGSTPRKRTMLGRIKHEGATTRVTSDGRVAVYMGDDERFDYMYKFVTAGKYRKGSRRHNMTLLDSGTLYVARLTGNSPPEEIDGSGRLPSDGEFDGTGEWIPLCSATESFVDGFTVAEVLIHTRLAADAAGATKMDRPEDIEPSPVTGKVYAALTNNSAREPGQADEPNPRGPNKFGHILEIVEDRNDAGAETFTWNVPIVCGDPEDESTYFAGFDKSKVAHISAPDNVTFDDRGNLWIATDGQPGSLGTNDQLCAVPVEGRFRGELRTFATVPVGAETCGPFITEDNLTVFMAPQHPGEDGTVENPQSTWPDHRGYPRPSVVSIWHTRGKKVGR
- the mgrA gene encoding L-glyceraldehyde 3-phosphate reductase; the encoded protein is MVREADVPRLDVPSAGVHRADPERYDGRMPYRRSGRSGLDLPAISLGLWQNFGDNKPLSTQRAILRRAFDLGVTHFDLANNYGPPPGSAELNFGRILREDFRAYRDELVISTKAGYQMWPGPYGSGGGSRKYLLASLDQSLARMGLDHVDIFYSHCADPTTPLEETMSALDAAVKSGKALHVGISSYSAERTARAAAILREMGTPLLIHQPSYSMVNRWIEEQNLLDVLDHEGVGCIVFSPLAQGLLTGRYLDGVPEDSRLRTGKAFQPDWLNEDTLRRIRALNDIARRRGQTLAQLALTWALRDDRITSALIGASSVEQLEDSLTALRGPALTDDEQTEIDKHAVDLGINIWQRSSES
- a CDS encoding Uma2 family endonuclease, translated to MLVELQEKPDTDEYTMREVAERLDVPEGFRVEILGGSIIVSPPPVPKHYVIANEIYDQLRPALTRDRRPSTNGPGVAPDVDQGDYAIPDLVVVPTARFYEDEGLVPAADVDFVMEVVSTGNPRKDILLLPEIYAEWGIPVYLLVDPRTGHITLFTEPEEGVYLRRKNFRFGDEVRLPKSLDSILLSTEEFPQYSRR
- a CDS encoding NDMA-dependent alcohol dehydrogenase gives rise to the protein MMKTRAAALLQQPGHWQVIDVDLAPPQVGEVLVRFKVAGLCHSDEHAATGDLPVGRTPFIGGHEGSGVIEAVGPGVTRFEVGDRVATKFVPSCGFCASCYAGRMTMCDLGMFALAGCMPDGSYRASYMGEDVAQMTMIGTFAQHAVASEYSLVKIPEGVSYEAAAMVSCGVASGWGSVENGAGVALGDTVIVMGVGGVGINAVQAAAVRGAAHVIAVDPVEFKREQALLFGATHTFAEMGEAADFARLVTDGRGADAAIVCVGVTTGEHVAQAFSAIGARSTVVVTGIGDSGAVGLPVNLWELAMTEKRIQGVLFGMGNPGADVPRLLDMYRSGRLKLDELITRRYTLDEIDAGYRDMHDGKNIRGVIVHEE
- a CDS encoding ABC transporter permease gives rise to the protein MGMFLVRRLINYVVLIFLASSFAYLLAATTLDPRSNFEQLQPKPSQEAIERELDKLNLNDNTPLAQRYATWVSGVARGDFGQTVQGGSVNENVARKAGVTLRLIVAGTIIGCTVGVAMGAYAAVRQYRGFDRVSTFLAFFVLAIPTVVIAVILQVLAVQVNEWVGFTLFQYGGEYTAGFEGGFWATFGNRVQHAILPTATLALSLFAAFSRYQRNMMLDVLGADFVRTAMAKGLTRRAALFKHALRTAMIPTITYFTFTFGILLAGATFTEKIYGWHGMGAWVVDSIVTNDVNAVAAVTCFMAFCVMAASFFSDILYAWLDPRVRVS
- a CDS encoding ABC transporter permease; this translates as MSMSAERVADPSGGEDKPTRVSGRWSSVLHEVLRTRRVVIGLVILLGLVALAWLGPLISPWEFTERDFGAFRSPPSPEHWFGTDNTGRDVFTITMVGLQKSIIIGLLAAVVTTVVAAVVGAFAGYFLGLTDKVLMWVTDLFLVLPNFLILAILYPALRGTGWLVFVILLAGLMWMVTAKMVRGMTISLKEREYVLAARYMGVPHYKIIFRHILPNMSSLLIVDATINVSAAIIAETALSYFGFGVQPPDVSLGSLIALGSKQAITFPWTFWFCTGFLVLLVLAVNLIGDGLRDALDPQTKRRS
- a CDS encoding dipeptide ABC transporter ATP-binding protein, translating into MTGTTIETETDGSVTKRRDDQTPVLEVADLKVTFPGSGKNPDVTAVRGVSYRVHRGEILGIVGESGSGKSVSSMAAMGLLPEYARVSGSIRLHGEELLGLDDRAMSTKRGKSIAMVFQDPLSGLTPVYTVGDQVAEAVRVHNPGLSKAAAAARAVDLLELVGIPEAETRYRAFPHEFSGGMRQRVMIAIAIANDPDVIICDEPTTALDVTIQAQILEVLKTAQRETGAAIVMITHDLGVVAGFVDRVQVMYAGRLVETGDVDDVYYRTRMPYTMGLLGSVPRLDAAEKTPLIPIKGNPPSLSDMPPGCPFAPRCPIAVAACHQEEPPLVAVGGEGHAAACIRAAEIEDNGWEAHDVYPVPDIPPSPQSSIRREDREAVLEVDDLIKHHPLMKGAVFKRRVGTVYAVDGLTFDIREGETLGLVGESGCGKSSTLMEILSLDKPQRGRVVVLGKESGRLGAKERFAIRRDMQVVFQDPMSSLDPRMQVFEIIAEPLRTHGHPKNRLAARVHELLDLVGLDPAHAARYPQEFSGGQRQRIGIARALALEPRLLVLDEPVSALDVSIQAGVINLLDELKARLGLAYLFVAHDLSVVRHIADRVAVMYLGKIVEIGDVDSIYGAPTHPYTQALLSAIPVPNPEKERARTHIVLKGDLPNPAAPPSGCSFRTRCQKFAVLGESERERCVNQEPALTPQGGDSADQASACHYAEERELL
- a CDS encoding ABC transporter family substrate-binding protein; protein product: MTIRRAAYMAAPVMALALMAGACSGGGGGDEAGGNEEKLTDIPASDMNATDRDDLEDGGTFHWGINEFPTQYQRFHTQGNLANAERIAAAVLPRAHYYDDSGDPHPDQDFVLSSEISDDGTTLTFELNPDATWSNGDPITWEDYAAQAETVGGHRDDDAKFEIGDKTGYERIEKTEEGENEFEAVFTFSTPFGEWPRLFAHLYPKEYMEDPEKFNKDYEHDFPVTAGPFGDVEFDKTKETVTVNKSEDWWGEPAKLDRIIYHHYGNDALPNVMNNGEIDGFYLGYDANAYDTLKDRDGVRLTKAVDNGYRHLTMNGGEGRILEDTKVRNAIVHGIDRAQIASATLDGVEWTTDPTVNRLIKSSQTGFQDNSEGYGEYDPELAGQMLDEAGWTQESEGATRTKDGEELELHWVIPSDIRNTADEAEIAQAQLEEIGVKVDVDTVPNNKFFEEYIVPGNYDATTFVYTSTNPYAGYSQENFAGPVGEDEDGNVNWGNNLHFFTTDEIRDGFDALTEETDPEKYTELTNELDRMLWEQSMAVPLFQRPGLFAVNDEIANWGANGLGSIHYEDIGFVK